From a single Cyanobacteria bacterium FACHB-DQ100 genomic region:
- a CDS encoding phospholipase: MITLKRRTSSAAGRLRARPTQPTEIGAPGLYSLRLESEREGLLYVPKTYQAHQPAPLVLMLHGAGGNAKDGLSIIQQWADAFTTIVLAVSSRWQTWDMIVSHYGPDIACINQALTQTFTRYAIDPHHIAIAGFSDGASYALSVGMTNGDLFTHILAFSPGFTASADQVGQPQCFISHGKRDKVLPIDQCSRRIVPRLQQADYEVIYREFDGSHTVPIEIAREGMHWVTT; this comes from the coding sequence ATGATAACTCTAAAGCGAAGGACATCCTCTGCGGCGGGACGGTTACGCGCTCGTCCTACGCAGCCCACAGAAATTGGAGCACCTGGGCTGTACTCGCTCAGGCTAGAGAGCGAGCGTGAAGGATTGCTTTATGTTCCTAAAACCTATCAAGCCCATCAGCCCGCACCGCTAGTGCTCATGCTGCATGGGGCAGGGGGTAATGCAAAAGACGGGCTAAGCATCATTCAGCAATGGGCAGATGCTTTTACAACCATTGTGCTCGCGGTAAGTTCACGTTGGCAAACTTGGGACATGATTGTTAGTCACTACGGTCCTGACATTGCTTGTATTAATCAGGCATTAACACAAACCTTTACTCGTTATGCGATCGATCCACATCACATTGCGATCGCAGGCTTTTCCGATGGAGCTTCTTACGCGCTTTCAGTTGGCATGACCAATGGTGATTTGTTTACTCACATCCTTGCGTTTTCCCCTGGCTTCACTGCATCTGCTGATCAAGTTGGTCAACCTCAATGCTTTATTTCTCATGGCAAGCGCGATAAGGTGCTGCCGATTGATCAATGCAGTCGTCGTATTGTCCCACGATTACAACAAGCAGACTATGAGGTGATTTACCGGGAATTTGATGGTTCTCACACTGTTCCCATTGAGATCGCTCGTGAGGGAATGCACTGGGTGACAACTTGA